A single region of the Drosophila miranda strain MSH22 chromosome 2, D.miranda_PacBio2.1, whole genome shotgun sequence genome encodes:
- the LOC108157475 gene encoding protein Skeletor, isoforms B/C encodes MTLRHQGGSDGGVLCHRCTSSTQPQRLRRRLQKQQLVFVALFLLFFAAVVPHSARAQVEDEEEDGPYRGKYLGKLNSYHHQVSGDVYAVNEYTFLIVGFNYDGNGADTFFWSGASNRPGPQGFIVPDEYGKTNILDRYHNKDFTLSLPDRKKITEIKWLAVYDLNNQNNFGDVYIPEEFEPPRPQLGGTFSKRSHNVSSSSIEILDSKTIRINDFTYDGRGKRTFFWTGVGAQPSSRGSKMPDERGYLDPIRRYNKENIELELPGDKTIFDIDWISIYDVADNENYGHVLINDGLNVPPSLVKVTPFEFSLPNCRQLHKDLQVSWEVFGPQITFQLSGQVAANDYMSFGISGSDVSSQMIGSDVVVAYIDEIRGYTVDYNITSLAPCVQVLGQNKGVCRDDVVGGLDSFQLNTYSRKEGINTISFRRILKSSDDGDKEIFLDRSNYVVWAFGQLDSNNEPAFHTHYPKSDIVIDFNTTEPVNDCFAFTKRTDAPVQLWERTRITDATVRTFNAYLGPSGGLRGYQGLTGHVSSGLAWYINGYMIPELFLKRGLTYTFKVRGGNNPHSPEHYHPLVITDDPQGGFDRLSDAKQSEIRVLAGVEFTRRGRPKPTAAGPLCLSRYPPNYDRRLDDNFSTFKKFNRSLLTECVDEPPALLEITPNITWPDTVYYNSFTHGNMGWKIHIVDSYTNLRHSGQSRLTVWSWPFACVLLPLLVLLAHPAKC; translated from the exons ATGACATTGAGACACCAAGGCGGCAGCGACGGTGGCGTTCTTTGTCATCGCTGCACCAGCAGCACTCAGCCACAGCGACTGCGACGCCGACTGCAGAAGCAACAGCTGGTTTTTGTGGCGCTTTTCCTGCTATTCTTTGCTGCAGTCGTCCCACACAGTGCCC GGGCCCAAGTCGAGGACGAGGAAGAAGATGGACCCTATCGGGGAAAATACTTGGGCAAACTCAACTCGTATCACCATCAGGTGTCCGGCGATGTGTACGCCGTGAATGAGTACACCTTCCTGATAGTGGGCTTTAATTACGATGGCAACGGAGCGGATACGTTCTTCTGGTCGGGGGCCAGCAATCGGCCGGGGCCACAGGGCTTCATAGTGCCCGACGAGTACGGCAA AACCAACATCCTGGATCGCTATCACAACAAGGACTTTACCCTCAGTTTGCCCGATCGCAAGAAGATTACGGAAATCAAATGGCTGGCCGTCTATGACCTGAACAACCAGAACAACTTCGGTGATGTCTATATACCCGAGGAGTTTGAGCCGCCGCGGCCTCAGCTGGGTGGCACCTTCTCGAAGCGCAGCCACAatgtcagcagcagcagcatcgagATCCTCGACTCCAAGACCATACGCATCAATGACTTCACGTACGATGGCCGCGGCAAGCGGACCTTCTTCTGGACGGGAGTGGgagcgcagccatcgagcAGAGGCAGCAAAATGCCCGACGAACGGGGATA TCTCGATCCCATTCGGAGGTACAACAAGGAAAACATTGAGCTGGAGCTGCCGGGCGATAAGACCATCTTCGACATCGATTGGATCAGCATCTACGACGTGGCCGACAATGAGAACTATGGCCATGTGCTCATCAACGATGGTCTGAATGTGCCGCCCTCTCTGGTGAAGGTCACGCCCTTTGAGTTCTCGCTACCCAACTGCCGGCAGCTGCACAAGGACCTGCAAGTGTCCTGGGAGGTGTTTGGGCCACAAATCACATTCCAGCTATCCGGACAGGTGGCAGCCAATGATTATATGTCCTTTGGCATATCGGGATCGGATGTGTCCAGCCAAATGATCGGCTCCGATGTTGTGGTGGCCTACATCGATGAGATCAGGGGCTATACCGTTGACTATAACATCACCTCGCTGGCGCCCTGCGTCCAGGTGCTCGGCCAGAACAAGGGCGTGTGCCGTGACGATGTGGTGGGCGGCCTGGACAGCTTCCAGTTGAACACATACAGCCGGAAGGAAGGCATCAATACCATCAGCTTCAGACGCATCCTCAAGTCAT CCGATGATGGCGACAAGGAGATATTTTTGGATCGCAGTAACTACGTCGTGTGGGCCTTCGGCCAGTTGGACTCGAACAACGAGCCCGCGTTTCACACACATTATCCCAAGAGCGATATAGTGATCGACTTTAACACCACGGAGCCGGTGAACGATTGCTTCGCCTTCACCAAACGCACAGACGCACCTGTCCAGCTGTGGGAGCGCACAAGGATCACAGATGC CACTGTGCGGACTTTCAATGCTTATCTGGGTCCCTCGGGTGGTCTGCGTGGCTATCAGGGGCTTACCGGTCACGTGTCCAGCGGACTGGCCTGGTACATCAACGGCTACATGATACCCGAGCTCTTTTTGAAGCGTGGCCTCACCTACACGTTCAAGGTGCGCGGCGGCAACAATCCCCACTCGCCGGAGCACTATCACCCGCTGGTGATAACCGATGACCCCCAGGGCGGCTTTGATCGGCTGTCGGATGCCAAACAGAGCGAGATCCGAGTCCTGGCCGGTGTGGAGTTCACCCGTCGTGGACGGCCCAAGCCCACGGCAGCGGGTCCCCTCTGCCTGTCGCGCTATCCACCCAACTACGATCGCCGCCTGGACGACAACTTTTCCACATTCAAAAAGTTCAATCGATCCCTGCTGACCGAGTGCGTGGACGAGCCGCCGGCCCTACTGGAGATTACCCCGAACATCACCTGGCCCGATACGGTCTACTACAATTCCTTCACGCACGGCAACATGGGCTGGAAGATCCACATCGTGGACAGCTACACCAATCTGCGGCACAGCGGCCAGTCCAGGCTCACCGTCTGGTCATGGCCCTTCGCCTGTGtcctgctgcctctgctcgTGCTGCTGGCCCATCCAGCGAAATGTTGA
- the LOC108153980 gene encoding protein phosphatase PP2A 55 kDa regulatory subunit isoform X2 encodes MAGNGEASWCFSQIKGALDDDVTDADIISCVEFNHDGELLATGDKGGRVVIFQRDPASKAANPRRGEYNVYSTFQSHEPEFDYLKSLEIEEKINKIRWLQQKNPVHFLLSTNDKTVKLWKVSERDKSFEGYNTKEENGLIRDPQNVTALRVPSVKQIPLMVEASPRRTFANAHTYHINSISVNSDQETFLSADDLRINLWHLEVVNQSYNIVDIKPTNMEELTEVITAAEFHPTECNVFVYSSSKGTIRLCDMRSAALCDRHSKQFEEPENPTNRSFFSEIISSISDVKLSNSGRYMISRDYLSIKVWDLHMETKPIETYPVHEYLRAKLCSLYENDCIFDKFECCWNGKDSSIMTGSYNNFFRVFDRNSKKDVTLEASRDIIKPKTVLKPRKVCTGGKRKKDEISVDCLDFNKKILHTAWHPEENIIAVAATNNLFIFQDKF; translated from the exons ATGGCCG GTAATGGAGAGGCGTCCTGGTGCTTCTCACAGATTAAGGGCGCCTTGGACGATGATGTCACAGATGCGGATATCATATCCTGCGTGGAATTCAATCACGATGGCGAACTGCTGGCCACCGGCGACAAGGGCGGTCGCGTCGTCATCTTTCAG CGTGATCCTGCCTCGAAAGCCGCCAATCCGCGACGCGGCGAATACAATGTCTATTCGACATTCCAATCGCACGAGCCCGAATTCGATTACCTCAAGTCGCTGGAGATCGAGGAGAAGATCAACAAAATCCGATGGCTGCAACAGAAGAACCCAGTGCACTTTCTGCTCTCCACCAACGACAAGACGGTCAAGTTGTGGAAGGTCAGCGAGCGCGACAAGTCGTTTGAGGGCTACAACACGAAAGAGGAGAACGGTCTGATCAGGGATCCCCAAAATGTAACCGCCTTACGAGTTCCTTCTGTGAAGCAGATACCGCTGATGGTGGAGGCCTCGCCGCGTCGCACCTTCGCCAATGCACATACCTATCACATAAATTCAATTAGCGTTAATTCCGATCAAGAGACTTTCCTGTCCGCCGACGATCTGCGCATCAATCTCTGGCACCTGGAGGTGGTCAATCAGAGCTACAACATTGTCGACATCAAGCCAACCAACATGGAGGAGCTCACCGAGGTGATCACGGCAGCCGAATTCCATCCGACCGAGTGCAATGTGTTCGTCTATTCGAGCTCCAAGGGCACAATACGTTTATGTGATATGCGTTCGGCGGCGTTATGCGACCGGCACAGCAAACAGTTCGAGGAGCCCGAGAATCCAACGAATCGCAGCTTCTTCAGCGAGATAATCAGCTCCATCAGTGATGTGAAGCTGAGCAATTCTGGTCGCTATATGATCTCCCGGGACTATCTGAGCATCAAGGTGTGGGACTTGCATATGGAAACCAAGCCCATTGAGACCTATCCG GTCCACGAATACCTGCGCGCTAAACTGTGCTCGCTGTATGAGAACGATTGCATTTTCGACAAATTCGAGTGCTGTTGGAACGGCAAGGATAGCTCGATCATGACTGGCAGCTATAATAACTTTTTCCGTGTCTTTGATCGCAACTCGAAAAAGGATGTCACGCTGGAGGCCTCCAGGGACATCATCAAGCCGAAGACGGTGCTCAAGCCGCGAAAAGTTTGCACTGGTGGCAAACGGAAGAAGGACGAGATCAGCGTGGACTGTCTCGACTTTAACAAGAAAATTCTGCACACCGCCTGGCATCCCGAAGAGAATATCATCGCAGTGGCCGCGACCAACAATCTGTTCATATTTCAGGATAAATTTTAG
- the LOC108153980 gene encoding protein phosphatase PP2A 55 kDa regulatory subunit isoform X1, which produces MGRWGRQSPVLEPLDPQPQAQPAPAIPPRTFMRQSSITKIGNMLNTAININGAKKPQSNGEASWCFSQIKGALDDDVTDADIISCVEFNHDGELLATGDKGGRVVIFQRDPASKAANPRRGEYNVYSTFQSHEPEFDYLKSLEIEEKINKIRWLQQKNPVHFLLSTNDKTVKLWKVSERDKSFEGYNTKEENGLIRDPQNVTALRVPSVKQIPLMVEASPRRTFANAHTYHINSISVNSDQETFLSADDLRINLWHLEVVNQSYNIVDIKPTNMEELTEVITAAEFHPTECNVFVYSSSKGTIRLCDMRSAALCDRHSKQFEEPENPTNRSFFSEIISSISDVKLSNSGRYMISRDYLSIKVWDLHMETKPIETYPVHEYLRAKLCSLYENDCIFDKFECCWNGKDSSIMTGSYNNFFRVFDRNSKKDVTLEASRDIIKPKTVLKPRKVCTGGKRKKDEISVDCLDFNKKILHTAWHPEENIIAVAATNNLFIFQDKF; this is translated from the exons ATGGGTCGTTGGGGCCGGCAGAGCCCGGTGCTGGAGCCCCTGGATCCACAGCCACAAGCACAGCCTGCGCCAGCCATCCCGCCGCGCACCTTTATGCGGCAGTCGAGCATCACAAAGATTGGCAATATGCTGAACACGGCCATCAACATAAATGGAGCGAAGAAGCCTCAGA GTAATGGAGAGGCGTCCTGGTGCTTCTCACAGATTAAGGGCGCCTTGGACGATGATGTCACAGATGCGGATATCATATCCTGCGTGGAATTCAATCACGATGGCGAACTGCTGGCCACCGGCGACAAGGGCGGTCGCGTCGTCATCTTTCAG CGTGATCCTGCCTCGAAAGCCGCCAATCCGCGACGCGGCGAATACAATGTCTATTCGACATTCCAATCGCACGAGCCCGAATTCGATTACCTCAAGTCGCTGGAGATCGAGGAGAAGATCAACAAAATCCGATGGCTGCAACAGAAGAACCCAGTGCACTTTCTGCTCTCCACCAACGACAAGACGGTCAAGTTGTGGAAGGTCAGCGAGCGCGACAAGTCGTTTGAGGGCTACAACACGAAAGAGGAGAACGGTCTGATCAGGGATCCCCAAAATGTAACCGCCTTACGAGTTCCTTCTGTGAAGCAGATACCGCTGATGGTGGAGGCCTCGCCGCGTCGCACCTTCGCCAATGCACATACCTATCACATAAATTCAATTAGCGTTAATTCCGATCAAGAGACTTTCCTGTCCGCCGACGATCTGCGCATCAATCTCTGGCACCTGGAGGTGGTCAATCAGAGCTACAACATTGTCGACATCAAGCCAACCAACATGGAGGAGCTCACCGAGGTGATCACGGCAGCCGAATTCCATCCGACCGAGTGCAATGTGTTCGTCTATTCGAGCTCCAAGGGCACAATACGTTTATGTGATATGCGTTCGGCGGCGTTATGCGACCGGCACAGCAAACAGTTCGAGGAGCCCGAGAATCCAACGAATCGCAGCTTCTTCAGCGAGATAATCAGCTCCATCAGTGATGTGAAGCTGAGCAATTCTGGTCGCTATATGATCTCCCGGGACTATCTGAGCATCAAGGTGTGGGACTTGCATATGGAAACCAAGCCCATTGAGACCTATCCG GTCCACGAATACCTGCGCGCTAAACTGTGCTCGCTGTATGAGAACGATTGCATTTTCGACAAATTCGAGTGCTGTTGGAACGGCAAGGATAGCTCGATCATGACTGGCAGCTATAATAACTTTTTCCGTGTCTTTGATCGCAACTCGAAAAAGGATGTCACGCTGGAGGCCTCCAGGGACATCATCAAGCCGAAGACGGTGCTCAAGCCGCGAAAAGTTTGCACTGGTGGCAAACGGAAGAAGGACGAGATCAGCGTGGACTGTCTCGACTTTAACAAGAAAATTCTGCACACCGCCTGGCATCCCGAAGAGAATATCATCGCAGTGGCCGCGACCAACAATCTGTTCATATTTCAGGATAAATTTTAG
- the LOC108154888 gene encoding TATA box-binding protein-associated factor RNA polymerase I subunit B, translating to MDETEVMEVDNLLCDVCGELKFQEREGYYYCIECGTKKEQLRAVEINADDTFNDTKNHTTVRTIKQPKANSEENEITSWEFYNYVLRAFVEDLLNIGAKPELKLMTLQVWAAYMGRMEVAFCHSNVMGLPKLNVRSLPRDARIIYNHKQAKRKRERLDKSNNVQNDERSKWRKWRKTKRKLDATSCSKNDAPSESTAGLSIRLQWSWRARKTLKRHMPLKHLDKHSMDSTGSMRCHGLPPKAKNLGYFDRNMFHLNINKLFVVLAIALNMIGDDLQLTDLLRLIDEEHLTSRYILNYLPEDVALRGKKLIKELQFGHQQDKCSYDFLHRQVGYMSRFIDLTEFQTPDLTALTQRYVMELSLPPAVADYVCRLMDVYPPEFKHLRDTWTYPRYEARVMAYIVYAMKLLFGLDDIKEKKISESAAQVNECLEKIRLTRPDEKAPGPLFVFGEWMRFVEMRKVLVSHYNQSFAQRFGVATYLERQLDDILIKERKQEEHDNNFNQVEMTPAVRQSENMRHTFENLLKEKYGEGSAEMTANDHIEFQASLTPALSYFNRLLLHASRAEGEDMSVKIPDYMRVVHSERQLDPFITKTKELSDYLAKDDVKLCVQELSCQENYQKVGIFQYFQKPDQTRSEFRANCDIKGNEWIEDLRKKEKRPIFKFRQPSAKYGAQYQLKMKERAVRRQNMEANNPFWKIQQTPNYRLKLNDAEISLDDLRSLQAFDEAHMEPLSVPLDMPRRLVNSRSSLTDSEMIELNEEDEEEERQMERQLLYVSNFDIWLLHGHMNKLPQTYQRELRTLFPCSFRLLLETCAATIGVSWSTLYEQLLVLEVVFHHGIENWSKHKDHLRLKYNNTNKDINMMTKIYRDMW from the exons ATGGACGAAACCGAAGTAATGGAGGTGGATAACTTACTGTGCGATGTGTGCGGCGAGCTTAAATTCCAGGAGCGCGAGGGCTACTACTATTGCATCGAGTGCGGAACCAAAAAGGAACAGCTAAGGGCTGTGGAGATAAATGCTGACGACACTTTCAATGATACAAAAAACCACACTACGGTGCGGACAATCAAGCAGCCAAAGGCCAATTCGGAAGAGAATGAAATAACATCATGGGAGTTCTACAACTATGTGCTGcg GGCCTTCGTGGAGGATCTGCTCAATATAGGGGCAAAGCCGGAACTCAAGCTGATGACGCTACAGGTGTGGGCCGCCTACATGGGTCGCATGGAGGTGGCCTTTTGCCACAGCAATGTGATGGGTCTGCCCAAGCTGAATGTGCGCTCCCTGCCCAG AGATGCGCGCATCATATACAATCACAAGCAAGCCAAGCGAAAGAGGGAGAGGCTGGATAAAAGTAATAATGTCCAGAATGATGAGCGCTCCAAGTGGCGCAAGTGGAGGAAAACCAAG CGCAAGCTAGACGCCACCAGCTGCAGCAAAAACGACGCCCCTTCGGAATCTACGGCGGGACTGAGCATACGCTTGCAGTGGTCCTGGAGGGCGCGCAAGACCCTGAAGCGTCATATGCCACTGAAGCATCTGGACAAGCATAGTATGGACAGCACAGGGAGCATGCGGTGCCATGGCCTGCCCCCTAAGGCCAAGAATCTGGGCTACTTTGATCGGAATATGTTCCACTTAAACATCAACAAGCTGTTTGTGGTCCTGGCCATAGCCCTGAACATGATTGGAGACGATTTGCAGCTGACGGACCTGCTGCGGCTCATTGACGAGGAGCATCTGACCAGCCGATATATCCTCAACTACTTGCCAGAGGACGTGGCGCTGCGCGGCAAGAAGCTGATCAAGGAGCTGCAATTCGGCCACCAACAGGACAAGTGTAGCTACGAC TTCCTGCACAGACAAGTTGGGTACATGTCGCGCTTCATAGATCTGACTGAATTCCAGACACCGGACCTGACCGCCCTAACACAGCGCTACGTTATGGAACTGAGCCTGCCGCCCGCAGTGGCCGACTATGTGTGCCGCCTGATGGATGTCTATCCGCCCGAGTTCAAGCACTTGCGGGATACTTGGACTTATCCGCGCTATGAGGCCCGGGTCATGGCCTATATCGTCTACGCCATGAAGCTGTTGTTTGGCTTGGATGATATCAAGGAGAAGAAGATATCCGAGTCTGCCGCGCAAGTCAATGAGTGTCTGGAGAAGATCAGGCTGACGAGGCCTGACGAGAAAGCACCTGGCCCCCTGTTCGTCTTTGGGGAATGGATGCGGTTTGTGGAGATGCGCAAGGTTTTGGTCTCGCACTACAACCAGAGCTTTGCTCAGCGTTTCGGAGTGGCCACCTATCTGGAGCGGCAGCTCGACGACATTCTCATCAAGGAGCGAAAGCAGGAAGAGCACGACAATAACTTCAACCAGGTGGAGATGACGCCGGCCGTGCGCCAAAGCGAAAACATGCGCCACACCTTCGAGAACCTGCTCAAGGAGAAGTACGGCGAGGGCAGCGCTGAAATGACGGCCAATGACCACATTGAGTTCCAGGCCAGCCTGACACCCGCCCTCAGCTACTTCAATCGCCTTCTCCTGCACGCCTCGCGGGCCGAAGGCGAGGACATGAGCGTAAAGATCCCCGACTATATGCGGGTAGTACACTCTGAGCGTCAGCTGGATCCCTTCATCACAAAGACCAAGGAACTCTCCGATTACCTTGCCAAAGATGATGTCAAGCTGTGCGTGCAGGAACTCTCCTGCCAGGAAAACTACCAGAAGGTGGGGATCTTTCAATATTTCCAAAAACCAGACCAGACGCGATCGGAATTCCGCGCCAACTGTGATATCAAGGGCAACGAGTGGATCGAGGATCTGCGAAAGAAGGAGAAGCGTCCGATCTTCAAGTTCCGCCAGCCTTCGGCCAAGTATGGCGCACAGTACCAGCTCAAGATGAAGGAGCGCGCAGTGCGTCGCCAGAACATGGAGGCAAATAATCCGTTTTGGAAAATTCAACAGACGCCCAACTACCGCCTGAAACTTAATGATGCGGAGATATCCTTGGACGATCTTAGATCTCTGCAAGCTTTTGACGAGGCGCATATGGAACCGCTGTCGGTTCCGCTGGACATGCCTCGCCGACTTGTCAACTCTCGATCTAGTCTGACCGATTCCGAGATGATCGAGCTGAACGAAGaagatgaggaggaggagaggcAGATGGAGAGGCAGCTGCTGTACGTATCCAACTTCGACATCTGGCTGTTGCACGGCCATATGAACAAGTTACCGCAGACGTATCAGCGGGAGCTGCGCACCCTGTTCCCCTGCTCCTTTCGCTTGTTGCTGGAGACCTGCGCTGCAACCATTGGCGTGTCCTGGTCTACGCTCTACGAGCAGCTGCTCGTCCTGGAGGTAGTATTCCACCACGGCATCGAAAACTGGAGCAAGCACAAGGACCACCTACGGCTCAAATACAATAATACAAACAAGGACATTAATATGATGACCAAAATATACAGAGACATGTGGTAG
- the LOC108154889 gene encoding uncharacterized ATP-dependent helicase C29A10.10c-like — translation MDFKRNMKRRATIGAEAFIHQMQPTDFLPNRNYRPPERKDAESARNRRTCNRFTFASMEKDMEEKLRFQNMSKKKDVELLYCSTYTERRKQWSRDQVNDLTSYVKSILKWANQWLKQRSVGAVIDSDVLKPIADEFETVKQYKKIFVPLMKLDLLTTIERDYKLGREPIEVCLQHPVEKIKSFYCLTTRVFTKRTEKCRLYTLSSGKKLKETFAILRGQRTENDHELIFEILTDGISLETFKGIQLLTARPVVDSLDLELGALQAVDQLSHSPLNGRIIKPTEILKNAQKPSYDTPCVFKGLAKLNPQQEAICSSTYQRVIHDEIPSITLIQGSTDTGKSLIANISMQCLYGTAAIQKDRRILICSHSNTAVDSIVFRLHNVLEKYKVNMLRYGPYEKMNTLSRQYSLERKYQSAKAHKRERVLTEKRATLQQRYNDLKVEVNLMKNKKEAQWPPAV, via the exons ATGGACTTCAAGCGAAACATGAAACGACGTGCCACTATTGGCGCTGAAGCTTTCATACACCAGATGCAGCCTACCGATTTTCTGCCCAATCGAAACTATCGTCCGCCAGAGCGTAAAGATGCCGAGAGTGCAAGAAATCGCCGAACCTGCAATCGCTTCACCTTTGCCAGCATGGAGAAAGATATGGAAGAGAAGTTGAGGTTTCAGAATATGTCGAAGAAAAAGGATGTTGAGCTGCTATACTGCAGCACCTATACCGAACGACGTAAACAATGGTCGCGCGATCAGGTGAACGATTTAACGTCCTACGTCAAGAGCATTCTCAAGTGGGCAAATCAATGGCTGAAGCAGCGGAGTGTAGGTGCCGTGATCGACTCAGATGTCCTGAAGCCCATAGCTGACGAATTCGAGACGGTCAAGCAGTACAAGAA AATATTTGTGCCATTGATGAAACTGGATTTGTTGACCACCATCGAAAGGGACTACAAGTTGGGGAGGGAGCCAATTGAGGTGTGCCTGCAACATCCTGTTGAGAAAATTAAATCATTTTACTGCCTGACTACGCGAG TGTTCACTAAGCGGACAGAAAAGTGTAGGCTCTACACTCTTTCGAGTGGCAAAAAGCTCAAGGAGACGTTCGCTATTCTTCGGGGGCAAAGAACAGAAAATG ACCATGAGCTGATTTTCGAAATCTTAACGGATGGTATTTCTCTGGAGACATTTAAGGGGATACAACTCTTGACTGCCCGCCCGGTGGTGGACAGCCTGGATCTGGAACTGGGCGCCCTGCAAGCTGTGGATCAGCTGTCCCATTCGCCACTAAATGGAAGGATTATCAAGCCCACCGAAATCCTGAAGAATGCTCAAAAACCCAGCTATGACACACCGTGTGTTTTCAAGGGTTTAGCCAAGCTTAACCCTCAACAAGAGGCTATCTGCTCAAGCACGTATCAACGTGTCATACACGATGAAATTCCAAGCATTACGCTAATTCAGGGTTCCACAGACACAGGTAAATCCCTGATTGCGAATATCAGCATGCAGTGTCTGTATGGAACGGCAGCCATACAAAAGGATCGCAGGATACTAATATGTTCCCACTCAAACACGGCCGTCGACTCAATTGTATTCCGTCTTCACAACGTGCTAGAAAAGTACAAAGTTAATATGCTTCGCTATGGGCCGTATGAAAAGATGAATACTCTGTCGCGCCAGTACTCGCTGGAGCGTAAGTACCAGAGTGCCAAGGCTCACAAAAGGGAACGAGTGCTTACCGAAAAGCGAGCGACTCTCCAACAGAGGTACAATGACTTAAAAGTGGAGGTGAACTTGATGAAGAACAAAAAAGAAGCACAATGGCCCCCGGCCGTTTGA